The proteins below are encoded in one region of Terriglobia bacterium:
- a CDS encoding NAD(P)H-dependent oxidoreductase subunit E, whose protein sequence is MDLHLTGDRPTSEEKAAVDFELGGAPESVWEGGAPDVEADTRSANGGNQKAESQRHLLLPVLHAIQNRIGWISPGAMNYTALRLDVPPAEVYGVASFYGMFSLQPRPAVVAHVCDDIACMTRGSEELCDQLDTRLGPENLPCAGGRAMWVRSNCLGLCERAPAVLVVKAGKKPQQRVLAPATTDRVQSMINDAANDVMPAASDALNPQLSVPQEGSPKLVLLRRVGKNNAPELDGYQRLGGYEALRKAFDLGPEGVLREMNASRLLGRGGAAFPAAKKWEALHMQRDLLKSNPKRKHYLICNADESEPGTFKDRIVMEGDPFAVLEGMTIAALATGAERGYIYLRGEYPLAAQRLAAAIEAARWEGFLGQNILGSGLSFDIELRRGAGAYICGEETALFNSIEGHRGEPRNKPPFPTQAGLFRQPTVVNNIETLINVPVIINQGGAAYARIGTESSTGPRLFCLCGHVDRPGIYEAPMGATLRQLLTMAGGVAGTGRLQAILLGGAAGTFVSPKEIDVPLTFEGTRAIGATLGSGVVMLLDDSIDLKRILLRIAAFFRHETCGQCVPCRVGVVRQQEALQRLLDNNPLGSKADELVMLKEMAQAMRDASICGLGQTAASALESALQRWNVFA, encoded by the coding sequence TTGGACCTTCATCTCACCGGCGATCGTCCCACATCTGAAGAAAAAGCCGCCGTTGATTTTGAATTAGGCGGCGCACCGGAATCCGTCTGGGAAGGCGGAGCGCCCGATGTAGAAGCCGATACTCGCTCTGCGAATGGCGGCAATCAGAAAGCGGAATCACAACGCCACCTTTTGTTGCCGGTTCTGCACGCCATACAGAACCGCATTGGCTGGATCAGCCCTGGAGCTATGAACTACACCGCGCTCCGGCTGGACGTGCCACCCGCGGAAGTTTACGGCGTGGCTTCTTTCTACGGCATGTTTTCTCTTCAGCCGCGTCCCGCCGTTGTTGCTCATGTGTGCGATGACATAGCCTGCATGACACGAGGTTCAGAAGAACTCTGCGACCAACTGGACACACGCTTGGGGCCTGAGAATTTGCCGTGTGCCGGAGGCCGGGCCATGTGGGTGCGCAGCAATTGCCTCGGTCTCTGTGAACGCGCGCCAGCCGTGCTGGTGGTGAAAGCAGGCAAGAAGCCGCAGCAGCGTGTGCTTGCGCCTGCGACCACAGACCGCGTGCAGTCAATGATCAATGACGCCGCGAATGATGTGATGCCGGCCGCGTCCGACGCTCTAAATCCTCAATTGTCTGTGCCCCAGGAAGGTTCGCCAAAACTGGTCCTGCTGCGCCGCGTAGGCAAAAACAATGCTCCGGAGCTTGACGGTTACCAGCGGCTGGGCGGTTATGAAGCATTGCGCAAGGCATTTGATCTTGGCCCTGAAGGTGTGTTGCGGGAGATGAACGCGTCGCGGCTTCTGGGCCGAGGCGGTGCGGCTTTTCCGGCAGCGAAGAAGTGGGAAGCGTTGCACATGCAGCGCGATCTACTGAAATCCAATCCTAAGCGCAAACATTATTTGATCTGCAATGCCGATGAATCCGAGCCCGGCACTTTCAAAGACCGGATAGTCATGGAAGGCGATCCATTTGCGGTCCTGGAAGGAATGACGATTGCTGCTCTCGCAACCGGCGCGGAGCGTGGCTATATTTATTTGCGTGGCGAATATCCTTTAGCAGCGCAGCGTCTCGCCGCAGCCATTGAAGCTGCGCGATGGGAAGGCTTTCTGGGCCAGAACATTCTTGGCAGCGGCCTGAGTTTCGATATCGAACTCCGCCGCGGCGCGGGCGCTTATATCTGCGGCGAAGAAACGGCTCTTTTCAATTCCATTGAAGGACATCGCGGCGAGCCGCGCAACAAGCCGCCCTTTCCCACGCAGGCCGGCCTCTTCCGCCAGCCAACTGTCGTCAACAACATTGAAACGCTGATCAATGTTCCTGTCATCATCAATCAGGGCGGCGCGGCGTACGCTCGCATTGGGACTGAGAGTTCCACGGGGCCGCGGCTGTTTTGTCTTTGCGGGCACGTCGATCGCCCCGGAATTTATGAAGCGCCCATGGGAGCAACGCTGCGGCAACTGCTGACCATGGCTGGCGGCGTCGCCGGAACCGGACGGCTGCAGGCGATTTTGCTGGGCGGCGCTGCCGGAACATTTGTTTCGCCGAAAGAGATTGACGTTCCGCTCACGTTTGAAGGCACGCGCGCCATCGGCGCCACCCTGGGATCGGGCGTGGTGATGTTGTTGGACGACAGCATTGACCTGAAGCGCATATTGCTGCGCATCGCTGCGTTCTTCCGCCATGAAACCTGCGGACAATGCGTGCCCTGCCGAGTTGGCGTGGTGCGCCAGCAGGAAGCGTTGCAGCGGCTTCTCGATAACAATCCTCTGGGCTCGAAAGCGGACGAACTGGTGATGCTGAAAGAGATGGCACAGGCCATGCGTGACGCATCCATCTGCGGACTGGGACAAACGGCTGCCAGTGCGCTGGAATCCGCGTTGCAAAGGTGGAACGTATTCGCATGA
- a CDS encoding (2Fe-2S)-binding protein, protein MPVPTQAAEQELAPTPLKPIPPGPVPQAPPPRERRMIEITIDGQPVSVPEGSTILEAARKLGIDTPTLCFLESLTPVNVCRVCVVEMEGSRTLVPACSRKVEPKMAIKTDSERVRLSRKMVLEFLASSVDVSTAPQFAGYMERYGAKPERFGGHADTVQQPIKIDNDLYVRDYSKCILCYKCVEACGVDAQNTFAIAVSGRGFSASIATEFQVPLPESACVYCGNCIGVCPTGALMFKSEYNMRQAGTWDEARQEQTTTICPYCGVGCNLTVHEQDGDIVKVTSPLDHSVTHGNLCIKGRFGWQFVQIESAEK, encoded by the coding sequence ATGCCAGTCCCGACCCAGGCAGCAGAGCAGGAGTTGGCGCCCACGCCTCTAAAGCCGATTCCGCCTGGTCCTGTACCGCAAGCGCCGCCACCGCGCGAGCGCCGGATGATTGAGATCACCATTGATGGCCAGCCGGTTTCAGTGCCGGAAGGCTCGACCATCCTTGAAGCGGCTCGTAAGCTCGGCATCGATACGCCAACGCTCTGCTTCCTGGAAAGCCTTACGCCGGTCAACGTCTGCCGCGTCTGCGTGGTTGAGATGGAAGGCTCCCGCACACTGGTTCCCGCATGCTCGCGCAAGGTGGAACCAAAGATGGCCATCAAGACCGACTCAGAGCGAGTGCGCCTCTCACGCAAGATGGTGCTGGAATTTCTGGCATCTTCTGTGGATGTTTCAACTGCGCCGCAATTCGCGGGCTATATGGAACGCTACGGAGCGAAGCCGGAACGCTTTGGCGGCCATGCCGACACGGTGCAGCAGCCTATCAAGATCGATAACGATCTTTACGTCCGCGACTACTCAAAATGCATTCTCTGTTACAAGTGCGTGGAAGCTTGTGGCGTGGACGCGCAGAACACTTTTGCTATCGCCGTCTCAGGGCGCGGCTTTTCCGCCTCGATTGCCACGGAATTCCAGGTCCCATTGCCTGAATCGGCGTGTGTCTATTGCGGCAATTGCATTGGCGTTTGCCCCACCGGCGCGTTGATGTTCAAGAGCGAATACAATATGCGCCAGGCCGGCACGTGGGACGAAGCGCGCCAGGAGCAGACGACGACCATCTGCCCTTATTGCGGCGTTGGCTGCAACCTCACCGTGCATGAGCAGGATGGCGACATCGTGAAGGTCACTTCTCCGCTCGACCATTCTGTGACGCACGGTAATCTGTGCATTAAAGGCCGCTTTGGCTGGCAGTTTGTGCAGATCGAGTCGGCGGAAAAATAA
- a CDS encoding DUF1499 domain-containing protein → MQNSGTVSFLAVIGFWSGLLGCVLLIIDGPLYRGHLLDLGTALRIVIPAALFLGVIAVLLSLIGLVRSGSKGMAVAGLVLGVIAAGMPLKSINTARHSPIHDVSTDRENPPQFIAVLPLRAAAKAKNSTDYDAKTAELQKETYPDIGPLHLDVPPAQAFDRAAAAAKEMKWDVIITDPAQGRIEATATTFWFGFKDDVVVRVTADGSGSRIDVRSLSRIGQSDVGANAKRVREYLAKVKAG, encoded by the coding sequence ATGCAAAACTCTGGCACTGTATCTTTCCTTGCAGTCATAGGTTTCTGGAGTGGCCTTTTGGGCTGCGTACTCTTGATAATTGACGGCCCTCTCTACCGTGGACACTTGCTGGATTTGGGCACGGCCTTGCGCATCGTCATTCCCGCTGCGTTGTTTCTCGGCGTGATTGCCGTACTGCTTTCTCTCATTGGTCTGGTGCGCTCCGGCAGCAAAGGCATGGCAGTTGCCGGTTTGGTTCTGGGCGTGATCGCCGCAGGCATGCCGCTCAAAAGCATCAATACCGCGCGGCACTCTCCCATTCACGATGTAAGCACAGACCGCGAGAATCCGCCGCAATTCATTGCCGTGTTGCCGTTGCGCGCGGCAGCCAAAGCGAAAAACTCAACCGACTATGACGCCAAGACGGCGGAGTTACAGAAGGAAACTTATCCAGACATCGGCCCCCTGCATCTTGACGTGCCTCCCGCGCAGGCCTTTGACCGCGCCGCAGCCGCGGCCAAAGAAATGAAGTGGGACGTGATCATCACCGATCCCGCGCAAGGCCGGATTGAAGCCACAGCAACTACTTTTTGGTTCGGCTTCAAGGATGACGTCGTGGTCCGCGTTACCGCCGATGGAAGCGGCAGCCGCATTGATGTCCGCTCGCTTTCGCGCATCGGCCAGAGCGATGTCGGCGCTAATGCCAAGCGCGTGCGCGAATATCTGGCTAAAGTAAAAGCTGGATAA
- a CDS encoding DUF433 domain-containing protein codes for MALDWSQCPAVESVPGKVSGAWVFRGTRMPVATVFENLEACASIDEIMEWFDLTREQITDALNFAARSLEVSGSSR; via the coding sequence ATGGCACTCGATTGGTCACAATGTCCGGCGGTGGAAAGTGTCCCCGGTAAGGTAAGTGGGGCATGGGTTTTTCGCGGCACACGCATGCCGGTGGCGACGGTCTTTGAGAACCTTGAAGCCTGTGCCTCGATTGACGAAATCATGGAATGGTTTGATTTGACCCGGGAACAGATCACCGACGCCTTGAATTTTGCCGCACGGAGCCTTGAGGTTTCAGGTTCTTCCCGCTGA
- a CDS encoding M48 family metalloprotease, whose translation MPSLRKLFVKTILALFCAISALGQQPAASAAQSGPCAVPSFSKVVNEPNFFNEQQEIWLGQILDEQVLKQYNVVEDPERDYLQKMGDRMLAQLPPTSRHYEFYIIDYPINNAFSLGGSKIYVTRQLIAFLQNEDELAGLLGHEIGHVVTHQVAIDVTRMFRKALNVSQVGDRNDIFQKWNQLQDIWAKKRASFGAFNREEDEQQIADRIGLYAMMRAGYKPAHLADFFDRLTENKGKTGNFLTDFFGTTDPNMKRVRLLINKATPLPSECVSSLASNSDVRFQDWRKAVIGAGRATAHEHVGGVISKIALRPPLRGSLEYLQFSPDGRYLLAQDESSVFVLSREPLTTLFRIDALNAQWAQFSPDSQSVVVADDELRVQKWDIGSRQRTSINAVVLPGRCLNYAVSSNGAFLACMRRRKDDLELDLVDVNSGNTLFTKGMNWPVQVFSFMFVDQSQLTQFRRPPNIRLQFSPDSHYLLAGTADGAIGYDMEGRHEVGLPGRIKQMATSNFTFTTNNDLAAYNFQNPSRSQLVHFPSGDLVQEFPLEINGFKLNGRLIAPAKGNYILVTPAAMHPIAAIDLEKKKLATGYKSPGMAIYGDLIAGEQLGGRIALFSLAGQKQLAGTQLPLSYLPSLRASGFSPDGKWLAAAGETSGGIWNVETGERVLDTGTFAGGYFDDGKILATFSKLETRPKMMSLDPVAKTQTELFDIGNEAPATKKKDEERERVWQAGDMVFSAMPPVKGRTTITAHDARNNQVRWSRDFPGFLPNMTYSRSGKSLTAVFQFLTSAKDEVKLDPELKQKYAALPNKDDAILIEVLDPLTGKTRGSIFVDTANYSFFGNGAITAGDTVLLYDTHNRTLVYSLSSGQQKGKLVGRFRALSAEGDQMLIENEAGIAELYSTSTLQSLEKYTFPSRITHAEFVASGRLMVLAADQTIYEIKVPASTVARNDR comes from the coding sequence ATGCCCAGCCTTAGGAAGCTCTTTGTAAAAACTATTCTGGCGCTTTTCTGTGCAATCTCTGCCTTGGGACAGCAGCCTGCCGCGAGCGCGGCACAATCCGGCCCGTGCGCCGTCCCTTCATTTTCCAAGGTAGTAAATGAGCCCAACTTTTTTAATGAGCAGCAGGAGATATGGCTTGGCCAGATTCTAGACGAGCAGGTGCTCAAGCAATACAACGTGGTGGAAGACCCGGAGCGCGACTACCTGCAAAAAATGGGCGACCGCATGTTGGCGCAGCTTCCTCCAACCAGCCGGCATTATGAGTTTTACATCATCGACTATCCCATCAATAACGCCTTCTCACTGGGCGGCAGCAAGATTTATGTCACACGCCAGCTCATCGCCTTTCTGCAGAATGAAGACGAACTGGCCGGCTTGCTGGGTCATGAGATTGGCCATGTGGTTACACACCAGGTAGCGATTGACGTAACGCGCATGTTTCGCAAAGCCCTGAACGTGTCCCAGGTGGGCGATCGCAATGATATTTTTCAGAAGTGGAACCAGCTCCAGGATATCTGGGCCAAAAAGCGCGCGTCATTCGGTGCCTTCAACCGTGAAGAAGATGAGCAGCAGATAGCGGATCGCATCGGCCTTTACGCCATGATGCGCGCCGGCTATAAGCCCGCTCATCTGGCTGACTTTTTTGATCGCCTTACGGAGAACAAGGGCAAGACCGGAAACTTTCTCACCGATTTCTTTGGCACCACTGACCCCAACATGAAACGCGTGCGGCTGCTGATCAACAAGGCCACGCCGCTGCCTTCTGAATGCGTATCCTCGCTGGCCAGCAACTCTGACGTCCGCTTTCAGGATTGGCGCAAGGCGGTCATCGGCGCCGGACGCGCTACTGCCCACGAACATGTTGGAGGCGTGATCAGCAAGATCGCGCTCAGGCCGCCACTGCGAGGCAGCCTAGAATACCTGCAATTCAGTCCGGATGGCCGCTACCTTCTGGCGCAGGATGAGAGCAGCGTCTTTGTGTTGTCACGTGAGCCGCTCACCACTCTTTTCCGCATCGACGCGCTGAATGCGCAGTGGGCGCAATTCAGTCCGGACTCACAGTCAGTGGTGGTCGCCGACGATGAATTGCGCGTGCAGAAGTGGGACATCGGCAGCAGGCAACGGACATCCATTAACGCCGTTGTCCTGCCCGGTCGCTGTCTTAATTATGCCGTCTCCAGCAATGGCGCGTTCCTTGCCTGCATGCGGCGCCGCAAAGACGATCTGGAACTGGACCTGGTGGATGTGAACAGCGGCAATACGCTTTTTACCAAAGGAATGAACTGGCCGGTACAAGTCTTCAGTTTCATGTTTGTTGACCAGAGCCAGCTCACGCAATTTCGGCGTCCGCCCAACATTCGCCTGCAGTTCTCGCCAGACAGCCATTATTTGCTTGCCGGCACCGCGGACGGCGCAATTGGGTACGACATGGAAGGTCGGCATGAAGTAGGCCTTCCCGGGCGCATCAAACAGATGGCCACTTCAAACTTCACGTTTACTACAAACAACGATCTTGCCGCTTACAATTTTCAGAACCCCTCGCGCTCGCAACTCGTGCACTTCCCGTCCGGCGACCTGGTCCAGGAGTTTCCGCTGGAAATCAACGGCTTCAAGCTGAATGGGAGGCTGATTGCGCCAGCCAAAGGCAACTACATCCTGGTGACGCCCGCAGCCATGCATCCGATCGCCGCGATTGACCTGGAGAAGAAAAAATTGGCAACCGGATATAAGAGTCCGGGAATGGCGATCTACGGCGATCTGATAGCCGGGGAACAACTGGGCGGCAGGATCGCCCTTTTCAGTCTGGCCGGCCAGAAGCAGCTTGCCGGAACGCAGTTGCCGCTTAGTTACCTTCCGTCGCTGCGCGCTTCCGGTTTTTCTCCCGATGGCAAGTGGCTGGCCGCGGCCGGCGAGACCAGCGGTGGGATCTGGAACGTGGAGACAGGCGAGCGCGTTCTTGATACCGGCACATTTGCCGGTGGTTACTTCGACGACGGTAAAATCCTGGCCACTTTCTCCAAACTGGAAACAAGACCAAAGATGATGAGTCTGGATCCAGTCGCAAAAACGCAAACAGAGCTTTTCGATATTGGCAATGAGGCTCCCGCGACAAAGAAAAAAGATGAGGAACGCGAACGAGTCTGGCAGGCGGGCGACATGGTTTTTTCCGCCATGCCTCCCGTGAAGGGGCGAACCACCATCACGGCCCACGATGCGCGCAACAACCAGGTGCGCTGGTCACGGGACTTTCCCGGCTTCCTGCCCAACATGACCTATTCGCGCTCAGGAAAATCCCTGACCGCTGTATTTCAGTTCCTGACGTCCGCAAAGGACGAGGTCAAACTTGATCCTGAACTCAAACAAAAATATGCCGCGCTTCCCAATAAAGATGACGCCATCCTCATCGAGGTGCTTGATCCGCTGACAGGCAAGACGCGCGGCAGCATCTTTGTGGATACCGCAAACTATTCCTTCTTCGGCAATGGCGCCATTACGGCCGGCGATACTGTGCTGCTTTATGACACACACAATCGCACCCTGGTGTATTCGCTCAGCTCAGGCCAGCAAAAAGGCAAGCTTGTTGGCAGGTTCCGCGCCCTCTCAGCCGAAGGCGATCAGATGTTGATTGAAAATGAAGCCGGCATTGCCGAGCTTTACAGCACTTCCACCTTGCAGTCTCTGGAGAAATACACGTTCCCTTCACGGATCACGCATGCAGAGTTTGTTGCTTCCGGCAGGCTCATGGTTTTGGCGGCGGACCAGACGATCTATGAAATCAAGGTTCCGGCGAGCACGGTGGCCCGAAACGATCGGTAA
- the proB gene encoding glutamate 5-kinase, which yields MNDGSINHRALLVNARRLVIKVGTGVVCNSTNEFDPLQIAALANSIARLAKEGRQVVLVSSGAVTLGAAELGIHRSRLKDASVTRACAAVGQCRLMQAYAESFRPHGVKVAQVLVTEDDFSDLKRYSILRQTFERLLKLGAVPIVNENDTVTNIYTEQAPVFRDNDRLAALVLSKLDADALVLLSNVDGLLYSPNGDLANATVVTMVTEVTAAIRDSARGTSTTGRGGMTAKLDAAEIAMQSGGMVVIANGKTPGILERVFQGEEVGTLFLPGSRMAGKRRWLAFATTVRGQATINANAAKALLHRQASLLISGVTACQGELSAGQVIAVLDSEGNIIGKGIAELGSQQLQTLLSSEQSKRGVLVRRENFLILSTKETNVQRSGV from the coding sequence ATGAACGACGGATCGATCAATCACCGCGCACTGCTGGTGAATGCCCGCCGCCTTGTAATCAAAGTCGGCACCGGCGTGGTGTGCAACAGCACGAACGAATTTGATCCGCTGCAAATCGCCGCACTTGCCAACAGCATCGCCCGGCTAGCCAAAGAAGGCCGCCAGGTAGTGCTGGTCAGTTCCGGCGCTGTAACACTGGGCGCGGCGGAGTTGGGAATCCATCGCAGTCGGCTCAAAGATGCCAGCGTCACCCGCGCTTGCGCCGCCGTGGGCCAGTGCAGGCTTATGCAGGCTTACGCTGAATCCTTTCGTCCGCACGGCGTGAAAGTCGCGCAGGTGCTGGTAACAGAAGATGACTTCAGCGATCTCAAGCGCTACAGCATCCTGCGCCAGACTTTTGAGCGTCTGCTGAAGCTCGGCGCGGTGCCAATCGTGAATGAGAACGATACCGTCACCAATATTTACACCGAGCAGGCGCCGGTCTTTCGCGATAATGACCGCCTCGCCGCTCTCGTCCTCAGCAAACTCGATGCTGACGCTCTGGTCCTGCTTTCCAACGTTGATGGACTGCTTTACAGCCCAAACGGGGATCTGGCGAATGCCACAGTTGTAACCATGGTCACTGAAGTTACCGCCGCAATTCGCGACTCCGCTCGCGGCACATCAACCACCGGACGCGGGGGCATGACCGCCAAACTGGACGCCGCTGAAATCGCCATGCAGTCCGGAGGGATGGTGGTAATCGCCAACGGAAAAACTCCCGGCATTCTCGAACGAGTATTTCAAGGTGAAGAAGTGGGCACGCTTTTTCTGCCCGGATCGCGCATGGCGGGGAAGCGGCGGTGGCTGGCGTTTGCCACCACTGTCCGTGGGCAAGCCACCATCAATGCCAATGCGGCAAAAGCCCTTCTGCACAGGCAGGCCAGTTTATTGATCTCCGGAGTTACTGCGTGTCAAGGCGAATTATCTGCCGGACAGGTGATCGCCGTACTCGACTCTGAAGGGAATATCATCGGGAAAGGGATTGCCGAACTCGGCAGCCAGCAGCTTCAAACATTGCTTTCGTCTGAACAAAGCAAGCGCGGCGTGCTGGTGCGCCGCGAAAATTTTCTGATCCTCTCAACCAAGGAAACAAATGTCCAGCGCAGCGGAGTCTAA
- a CDS encoding glutamate-5-semialdehyde dehydrogenase → MSSAAESKHSESIAAQVQAARRAARELARLSADQRNQILLVAADLLEQHEAEILKANLQDCESLEQEAREVHKGIASAALLKRLKTSSAGIRDMAKQVRDVAKLEDPLGRVLATTELDDGLTLQKVSCALGVVAVIFESRPDVVPQVGSLAIKTGNGLVLKGGAEALQTNRVLVSIWHEALAAVSPSLCAAICALTDRADVARILEMDRDIDLVVPRGSTEFVNYVFKHSRIPVLGHGSGICHIYVDSAADLKIAKDVIVDAKVQYPAACNSVEKVLVHQSVAQEFLPALVGALQSAGVEVRGCSRTIKMLPNSQIIPATEQDWHTEYGDLKITVKIVSDIVEAIEHINHYGSRHTESILTHDDRAADLFMDEVDAASVFHNASTRFADGFRFGLGAELGISNSKLHARGPVGLEGLLTYKYKLHGSGQTVTDYAQGKRTFKHRRR, encoded by the coding sequence ATGTCCAGCGCAGCGGAGTCTAAACATTCGGAATCCATTGCCGCGCAGGTGCAGGCCGCGCGCCGGGCTGCGCGCGAACTGGCTCGCCTTTCCGCTGATCAGCGCAACCAGATCCTGCTTGTCGCCGCCGATCTTCTGGAACAACATGAAGCTGAGATTCTCAAGGCGAATCTGCAAGACTGCGAATCTCTGGAACAAGAAGCTCGCGAAGTTCACAAAGGCATAGCTTCCGCCGCGCTGCTGAAGCGGCTCAAGACATCCTCTGCCGGCATCAGGGACATGGCAAAGCAGGTTCGCGATGTCGCCAAACTGGAAGACCCTCTGGGCCGGGTACTCGCCACCACCGAACTCGACGACGGTCTCACATTGCAAAAAGTTTCCTGCGCTCTTGGCGTTGTGGCTGTCATATTTGAATCGCGCCCGGACGTGGTGCCGCAAGTCGGCTCGCTTGCCATCAAGACCGGCAATGGTCTGGTACTAAAAGGCGGCGCTGAAGCGCTGCAGACCAATCGCGTCCTGGTTTCCATCTGGCATGAAGCGCTCGCTGCTGTCAGCCCTTCGCTGTGCGCGGCTATTTGTGCTCTTACAGACCGTGCTGATGTGGCAAGGATCCTGGAAATGGACCGCGACATTGATCTGGTTGTCCCGCGCGGATCGACGGAGTTTGTGAATTACGTTTTTAAACACAGCCGAATCCCGGTTCTCGGCCACGGCAGCGGCATCTGCCACATCTACGTTGATTCCGCCGCCGATTTGAAAATCGCGAAGGACGTCATTGTCGACGCCAAAGTTCAATATCCTGCAGCCTGCAATTCAGTGGAAAAAGTGTTGGTCCATCAATCAGTCGCCCAGGAATTTCTCCCGGCACTCGTCGGCGCGTTGCAATCAGCGGGGGTCGAAGTCCGCGGCTGCTCTCGCACAATCAAGATGTTGCCGAACAGCCAAATCATTCCTGCCACAGAGCAAGACTGGCACACCGAGTATGGCGATCTCAAAATCACTGTAAAAATCGTAAGCGATATAGTCGAGGCCATCGAGCACATCAACCATTACGGCTCGCGCCACACAGAAAGCATCCTTACTCATGACGATCGCGCTGCCGATCTATTCATGGATGAAGTGGATGCCGCCAGCGTCTTCCACAACGCCTCTACCCGCTTTGCCGATGGCTTCCGCTTTGGCCTGGGCGCAGAGCTGGGGATCAGCAACAGCAAGCTTCATGCCCGCGGGCCAGTGGGCCTGGAAGGGCTGCTTACTTACAAATACAAACTGCACGGCAGCGGCCAGACCGTAACCGACTACGCTCAGGGCAAGCGTACGTTTAAGCATCGGCGGCGCTAA
- a CDS encoding efflux RND transporter periplasmic adaptor subunit gives MKFLKSKWTIIGVLLAAIGLLTAFKYESKNTPQYFTEKVQKGDIQNVVQATGTINAVTTVQVGSQVSGTIQTLAADFNSHVKKNQVIAQIDPSLFQGALLQAKADLADAQANLIAAKANLDKAQATAAQAKLDFNRYTSLAQEGVVPTQQLDTARAASQSADAAVGAAKAQVTQAAAQAQQKSAAVTVAQTNLDHSTIRSPIDGTVIARSVDVGQTVAASLQAPTLFTIAQDLTKMQVYVSTDESDVGTIHAGQEVNFKVDAFPKDTFKGKVSAVRLNATTVQNVVTYTTIVDFDNPEMKLFPGMTAYVTVPVATAADVVKVPNGALRFTPDLTADQISALYQKAGIAASGAGRKGGKGSQQASGQQTSTAIVWKLNADKSVEPVQIKLGITDHTTTEVAQVMKGSLNPQDQVVTGSAAANKTAAATSAAPGMGAARGGGRGGR, from the coding sequence ATGAAATTCTTAAAAAGTAAATGGACGATCATTGGCGTGCTTCTGGCGGCCATTGGGCTGCTGACGGCTTTTAAGTATGAGAGCAAGAATACGCCGCAATATTTCACTGAGAAGGTGCAAAAGGGCGACATACAGAACGTTGTCCAGGCCACGGGCACCATTAACGCGGTGACCACGGTGCAGGTGGGTTCCCAGGTGTCTGGAACCATCCAGACGCTGGCAGCGGATTTCAACTCGCACGTGAAGAAGAACCAGGTGATCGCGCAGATTGATCCGTCACTGTTTCAGGGAGCGCTGTTGCAGGCGAAGGCTGACCTGGCTGACGCGCAAGCGAACCTGATTGCGGCCAAGGCGAACCTGGACAAGGCGCAAGCGACGGCGGCGCAGGCGAAGCTGGATTTCAATCGCTATACCTCGCTGGCGCAGGAAGGCGTGGTGCCGACGCAGCAACTGGATACGGCGCGCGCAGCTTCACAGAGCGCGGATGCCGCAGTCGGCGCGGCCAAGGCGCAGGTAACGCAGGCAGCAGCGCAGGCGCAGCAGAAATCCGCCGCTGTGACGGTAGCGCAGACCAATCTTGATCACTCCACCATACGCTCTCCTATTGACGGCACGGTGATTGCTCGCAGCGTTGATGTGGGCCAGACGGTGGCTGCTTCATTGCAGGCGCCTACGCTGTTCACCATCGCGCAGGACCTGACCAAGATGCAGGTTTACGTGAGCACCGATGAGAGCGATGTGGGCACGATCCACGCCGGACAGGAAGTGAATTTTAAGGTGGATGCGTTTCCCAAAGATACGTTTAAAGGAAAAGTTTCCGCGGTGCGGCTGAACGCCACGACAGTGCAGAACGTAGTGACCTATACGACAATCGTGGATTTTGATAACCCGGAGATGAAGCTGTTCCCCGGCATGACGGCCTATGTCACGGTCCCGGTGGCTACGGCGGCTGACGTGGTGAAGGTCCCGAACGGAGCGCTGCGTTTTACTCCGGACTTAACGGCAGATCAGATCAGCGCTTTGTACCAGAAGGCTGGCATTGCTGCGAGCGGCGCTGGACGCAAAGGCGGCAAGGGATCGCAGCAGGCGTCTGGACAGCAGACGAGTACCGCGATCGTTTGGAAGCTGAATGCGGACAAGTCCGTTGAGCCAGTGCAGATCAAGCTGGGCATCACCGACCACACCACGACGGAAGTAGCACAGGTGATGAAGGGATCATTGAATCCCCAAGACCAGGTAGTTACGGGTTCAGCGGCGGCCAACAAGACTGCTGCTGCGACTTCGGCGGCGCCGGGAATGGGCGCGGCGCGTGGCGGCGGAAGAGGCGGCCGGTAA